In the genome of Flavobacterium panacagri, one region contains:
- a CDS encoding LegC family aminotransferase — translation MNNVINSAISFIKEQYKTESFIPLHVPHFGGNEKKYLIETIDSTFVSSVGAYVDQFEVMMQSITNTKKAVAVVNGTAAIQVALRLIGVKLGDEVLTQALTFVATANAISYLNATPVFLDVDLDTMGLSPKAVAIFLEEFGDLREDGCYNKKTGKRISACLPMHTFGFPVHLDELIEVCDKWKIPVIEDAAESLGSEYKGKSTGSFGKLGAFSFNGNKIVTCGGGGAIVTNDQKLGEKGKYLTTTAKIPHPYEYVHDEMGYNFRMPNLNAALACAQLEQLSVFLMNKRKLAKEYESFFSSNGVKFRTETPDTKANYWLMCVELANKTERDLFLKETNDNKVMTRPIWQLMYRLPMYSNCYRDEQVNAQFLEERIVNIPSSVR, via the coding sequence ATGAATAATGTAATTAACTCTGCCATTTCTTTTATAAAGGAGCAATATAAAACAGAAAGTTTTATACCTCTCCATGTTCCTCATTTTGGAGGTAATGAAAAGAAGTATTTAATAGAAACGATAGATTCTACTTTTGTTTCTTCTGTTGGAGCTTATGTAGACCAGTTTGAAGTAATGATGCAAAGCATTACCAATACTAAAAAAGCAGTTGCTGTTGTAAACGGTACAGCTGCTATTCAGGTCGCTTTGCGTTTAATTGGTGTAAAACTTGGGGATGAAGTTTTAACACAAGCTTTAACTTTTGTTGCTACTGCTAACGCAATAAGTTACCTAAATGCGACTCCTGTTTTTTTAGATGTTGATTTAGATACTATGGGATTGTCTCCAAAGGCCGTTGCAATTTTTTTAGAGGAATTTGGAGATTTACGAGAAGATGGTTGTTACAATAAAAAAACGGGAAAGAGAATAAGTGCTTGTTTACCAATGCATACTTTTGGATTTCCTGTGCACCTTGATGAATTAATTGAAGTTTGCGATAAATGGAAAATTCCAGTTATTGAAGACGCCGCAGAGTCATTAGGTTCAGAATATAAAGGAAAATCAACAGGTAGTTTTGGAAAACTTGGTGCATTTTCATTCAATGGAAATAAAATAGTGACATGTGGAGGTGGTGGTGCAATTGTTACAAATGATCAGAAATTAGGAGAAAAAGGGAAATATTTGACTACTACAGCAAAAATTCCACATCCATATGAATATGTTCATGATGAAATGGGATATAACTTTAGAATGCCAAATCTAAATGCTGCTCTTGCATGTGCACAATTAGAACAATTGAGTGTTTTCCTAATGAATAAGAGAAAATTGGCCAAAGAGTATGAATCTTTTTTTTCAAGTAATGGTGTGAAATTTAGAACCGAAACTCCAGATACAAAAGCTAACTATTGGTTAATGTGTGTGGAACTAGCTAATAAGACAGAGCGTGATTTGTTTTTGAAGGAAACAAATGACAATAAAGTAATGACAAGGCCTATTTGGCAGTTAATGTATCGTTTGCCAATGTACAGTAATTGTTATAGAGATGAGCAAGTTAACGCGCAGTTTTTAGAAGAAAGAATTGTAAATATACCGAGTAGTGTCAGATAA